The Bacteroidota bacterium genome includes a window with the following:
- a CDS encoding ectonucleotide pyrophosphatase/phosphodiesterase, whose translation MKRVLITIILIFFVLMLFNWLMPATESNRMAAEDPIVILVSIDGYRADYLDQYPSPNISALAARGVRAEGMIAAHPTKTFPNHYTIVTGRYPSNHGIVANVMYDPVFDETFTMSKRHEVENPRWWEGEPLWVTAELQGVKSGTYFWPGSEAPIKDVRPSFWKRYDGSVPGNRRVDEILSWLDLDPAERPRFITLYFSDVDAQGHRHGPASGEVEEAIDRVDGYIGRLLDGITSRGLNSAVNVIVVSDHGMAQTSPDKVIFIDEYIDVDDVKIIETTPALMINPVEGQTENVYRALQNAHPALDAHRVGAYPVDWHWEGHRRIPQLVALADEGWSIVTNRAAFESGETMLSEGVHGYDRQLPSMHALFVADGPAFANGKQVPPFENIHVYPLVAHILSLTPTEVDGRLDAVWHLLESTSE comes from the coding sequence TTTTTTTGTGCTTATGCTGTTCAACTGGTTGATGCCGGCCACTGAATCGAACCGCATGGCCGCGGAGGATCCCATTGTCATCCTTGTGTCTATAGACGGGTATCGCGCTGATTATCTCGATCAATATCCTTCTCCAAACATCAGCGCCTTGGCTGCACGCGGCGTACGTGCGGAAGGGATGATAGCTGCTCACCCCACAAAAACATTCCCGAACCACTATACCATTGTAACCGGGCGTTATCCTTCAAATCATGGGATTGTCGCAAATGTGATGTATGACCCCGTTTTTGATGAGACGTTTACCATGTCCAAACGCCATGAAGTAGAAAACCCGAGATGGTGGGAGGGCGAGCCGCTATGGGTGACAGCTGAGTTACAGGGCGTGAAATCGGGGACTTATTTCTGGCCTGGTTCAGAGGCGCCGATTAAAGATGTTAGGCCTTCTTTTTGGAAACGATATGACGGCTCGGTACCGGGCAATCGTCGGGTAGACGAAATTCTTTCATGGCTTGATCTGGACCCCGCTGAGCGGCCGCGGTTCATTACACTCTATTTCAGCGACGTCGACGCTCAGGGACACCGCCACGGGCCTGCTTCTGGAGAGGTTGAGGAGGCCATCGATCGGGTTGATGGCTATATCGGCCGGCTATTGGATGGCATCACCTCACGGGGCCTTAATTCCGCTGTAAATGTGATTGTTGTCTCTGATCACGGCATGGCGCAGACCAGTCCTGATAAAGTCATTTTTATCGATGAATACATCGACGTTGATGATGTAAAAATTATCGAAACGACGCCGGCCTTGATGATAAATCCAGTAGAAGGGCAAACCGAAAATGTGTATCGCGCCCTGCAGAACGCACATCCTGCACTAGACGCGCATCGTGTTGGGGCTTACCCGGTAGATTGGCACTGGGAAGGACATCGCCGCATTCCGCAATTGGTGGCATTGGCTGACGAAGGCTGGTCGATTGTTACGAACCGGGCAGCCTTTGAAAGCGGAGAAACGATGCTTTCGGAAGGGGTACACGGGTATGACCGGCAACTTCCTTCAATGCACGCACTCTTTGTCGCAGATGGGCCCGCTTTTGCCAACGGTAAACAGGTGCCCCCTTTTGAGAATATCCACGTGTATCCGCTAGTCGCACACATCCTTTCGCTCACACCAACCGAAGTAGATGGTCGACTGGATGCTGTTTGGCACCTGCTGGAATCAACTTCAGAGTAA
- a CDS encoding T9SS type A sorting domain-containing protein, whose protein sequence is MMALLSLFIGTQNAHAQSGAPVWDDQFAAYGVDGIVLSAVVDNGGVLYIGGEFSRAGGIAADGIARWDGSAWATLGGGLGAGFSGVVHAMVMASDGSLFIGGEFAEVFQGNGNLTEAFNVARWTGSSWEPLGTGVDGPVYSLAEAPDGVIYIGGEFGMDGSGEFELSKIAAWDGANLSSVGNGLGTFSGVQVRALAFDSQGDLFAGGAELAGGIFKWDGSAWATIGARHQGVVNTLAFDSNDALYAGGDFQAVIQSDDAELQANRIARWNGASWETLGTGFDGEITAMGFDMGGMLHVTGLFGARGDGALLRNLARWNGDWEAVGNSDDENLFESLNALAFTPAGGLYALGDVQHLGGTLVNGVGYWDGQRWQGTGGMGLDDAVKALAFDSSGILYAGGSFAYSGPRHAGHVAAWIDNAWAPLGEGVQGIEIRALTSGTNRKMYVGGDFAMVLQNGGTGLVAYNFAIWDAVTQSWSTPGTGVNGDVHAIAEDANGNVYIGGAFTQDGSEQEARNFIAMWDGTAWSTPGGGMDGPVYALAVNNAGEVIAGGAFTQAGTVGNTAYLAKWDGAAWAPLSDNTVLDATVHALHVDAAGGVYVGGEFTQVGTATEANYIARWADDAWAPLGSPNSNGLSGCCVYAISGATGEAITVGGDFEGVRNPVGPDQQANRVAIWQPAGGWSPLDSGVDDRVLALASNGEDVLVGGDFRVAGGLASSFVGRWSSNEMLVSTEEVAGLPEAPTVLDIYPNPAASRARLNVAVNRAQEVRVTLFDMLGRRVEEAFSGYLAADEKHVIELNASRLSAGMYMVRIQGDSFTESRSLVLVK, encoded by the coding sequence ATGATGGCTCTTTTGTCGTTGTTCATCGGGACTCAAAATGCACATGCCCAATCCGGTGCTCCTGTATGGGACGATCAGTTTGCGGCTTATGGCGTCGACGGTATTGTGCTTTCAGCAGTCGTAGATAATGGCGGCGTATTGTACATCGGGGGTGAATTCTCTCGCGCCGGCGGTATTGCTGCAGATGGTATTGCCCGATGGGATGGCTCAGCCTGGGCCACCCTGGGTGGTGGACTCGGGGCCGGCTTCTCCGGCGTTGTTCACGCCATGGTTATGGCTTCTGACGGGAGCCTGTTTATTGGTGGCGAATTTGCCGAAGTTTTTCAGGGCAACGGTAATCTGACCGAGGCATTTAATGTTGCCCGCTGGACAGGCTCTAGCTGGGAGCCACTGGGTACCGGGGTTGACGGACCTGTGTACTCGCTTGCTGAGGCGCCGGACGGTGTCATCTATATCGGTGGCGAATTTGGTATGGATGGTTCGGGTGAGTTTGAGCTTAGTAAAATTGCTGCCTGGGATGGTGCAAATCTCTCTTCCGTAGGAAACGGATTAGGAACGTTTAGTGGTGTCCAGGTTCGGGCGCTCGCGTTTGACAGCCAAGGGGACCTGTTTGCAGGCGGTGCTGAATTGGCTGGTGGAATTTTTAAGTGGGATGGTAGTGCCTGGGCAACCATCGGCGCGCGCCATCAGGGTGTTGTGAATACCCTCGCGTTTGATAGCAACGATGCCCTGTATGCCGGCGGTGACTTTCAGGCAGTCATTCAATCAGATGACGCAGAATTGCAAGCCAATCGTATAGCGCGCTGGAACGGTGCCTCCTGGGAAACGCTTGGTACCGGATTCGATGGCGAAATTACGGCGATGGGATTTGATATGGGTGGCATGCTCCACGTAACCGGATTGTTTGGTGCACGCGGAGATGGCGCACTGTTGCGCAACTTGGCCCGATGGAATGGCGACTGGGAGGCCGTTGGTAACAGTGATGACGAAAATTTATTCGAAAGCCTGAATGCGCTGGCTTTTACCCCTGCAGGTGGCCTGTACGCCTTGGGTGACGTTCAGCACTTGGGAGGAACGCTTGTGAATGGCGTTGGCTACTGGGATGGACAGCGCTGGCAGGGTACGGGTGGTATGGGACTGGATGATGCTGTCAAAGCGCTGGCTTTTGATAGCAGTGGCATCCTCTATGCCGGCGGCAGCTTTGCATATAGCGGACCTCGCCACGCCGGCCACGTTGCCGCATGGATTGATAACGCCTGGGCACCGCTTGGAGAAGGGGTACAGGGGATTGAGATTCGTGCCCTCACCAGTGGCACCAACCGGAAAATGTATGTCGGTGGCGATTTTGCCATGGTCCTACAAAATGGTGGTACGGGGCTCGTGGCCTACAATTTTGCAATTTGGGATGCCGTAACACAAAGCTGGTCTACGCCAGGAACGGGTGTGAATGGTGACGTGCACGCTATTGCGGAAGACGCAAATGGCAATGTATATATCGGAGGTGCCTTTACCCAGGATGGTAGTGAGCAAGAGGCGCGCAATTTTATAGCGATGTGGGATGGGACTGCATGGTCAACGCCTGGGGGTGGGATGGATGGCCCAGTTTATGCCCTGGCTGTGAACAATGCCGGCGAAGTAATCGCTGGCGGTGCCTTTACACAGGCAGGTACAGTGGGTAACACGGCATACCTCGCTAAATGGGATGGTGCAGCATGGGCTCCGCTCTCCGATAACACTGTGCTGGATGCTACCGTTCATGCGCTGCATGTCGATGCTGCCGGTGGTGTATATGTAGGCGGTGAGTTTACGCAGGTAGGCACCGCAACCGAAGCCAATTATATCGCGCGCTGGGCTGATGATGCGTGGGCGCCGCTGGGTTCACCAAATAGCAACGGCTTAAGCGGTTGCTGTGTCTATGCGATTTCCGGAGCGACGGGTGAGGCAATTACGGTTGGTGGAGACTTTGAAGGTGTGCGTAACCCGGTAGGGCCAGATCAACAAGCAAACCGCGTTGCCATATGGCAGCCTGCGGGCGGCTGGTCACCGCTGGATTCCGGCGTTGACGACCGGGTACTCGCGCTTGCTTCAAATGGTGAAGATGTATTGGTAGGCGGGGACTTCAGGGTAGCAGGCGGACTGGCATCTTCCTTTGTTGGGCGCTGGAGCAGCAATGAAATGCTTGTCTCAACCGAAGAGGTTGCCGGATTACCCGAAGCCCCAACTGTATTAGATATTTATCCTAACCCTGCGGCAAGCCGGGCGCGGCTTAATGTAGCCGTGAACAGGGCACAGGAAGTACGTGTTACGCTGTTTGATATGCTGGGTCGGCGTGTTGAAGAGGCTTTTTCAGGTTATTTGGCTGCTGATGAGAAACACGTAATCGAACTGAATGCATCTCGCCTGTCCGCCGGGATGTATATGGTTCGCATCCAGGGCGATTCATTCACGGAATCTCGTTCCCTGGTTTTGGTCAAATAG
- a CDS encoding N-acetylmuramoyl-L-alanine amidase: MIALLGFTPFQQPESQTEIRRVSFASRSDGQGIVIRLHAKAPLNAYSEPRFDDNNQIEVILFNAKLAPTYKSDSPFEPVVDFDVNERNGHLVFKFSLEDTISVQTAAYPDQGTNDLLVGVTKVADQHQIPVAAVSDSADRGKKLPDMSVKKVTTKPVATTKDADLSTAGVDRKTLPTNTLKNEAIAKAVAKESDVRDVKAVESMPISSVALTTEEKAEKWTLDTVVIDAGHGGHDSGAVANGIMEKDVNLAVALKLGAYLKRFLKVNVVYTRTNDSFVELQERGHIANEAGAKLFISIHANSAPYSNKVSGTETYILGLHRTEKAKDVMERENAVVSMEANPDQYNAFYQNSILRTLALSANLRMSEKLAGEIESQFANRANRQSRGVKQAGLIVLWAASMPAVLVELGYLTNRFEAAYLNSNQGQDYLASAIFRAVRDFKQEYEKGLNLPAAN; encoded by the coding sequence ATGATCGCTTTGCTGGGATTTACGCCATTCCAGCAACCTGAATCGCAAACTGAAATCAGAAGAGTTTCGTTTGCCTCCCGTTCAGATGGGCAGGGGATTGTGATCCGTTTGCATGCAAAAGCGCCTTTAAACGCGTATAGCGAACCGCGTTTTGATGACAACAACCAGATCGAAGTCATCCTCTTTAACGCAAAACTGGCGCCTACCTACAAGTCTGATTCGCCATTTGAGCCAGTTGTCGATTTTGACGTGAACGAGCGAAATGGACACCTCGTGTTCAAATTCTCGCTGGAAGACACAATTTCTGTACAGACAGCAGCGTATCCTGATCAGGGTACAAACGATTTGCTAGTGGGTGTTACGAAGGTTGCTGATCAGCACCAGATACCTGTTGCAGCTGTTTCAGACTCAGCAGATCGTGGGAAAAAATTACCAGACATGTCGGTCAAGAAAGTGACCACCAAGCCAGTAGCAACGACTAAAGATGCTGATCTTTCTACTGCTGGTGTAGACCGTAAAACGCTGCCAACCAATACATTGAAAAATGAGGCAATTGCGAAGGCTGTTGCCAAAGAATCTGACGTCAGGGATGTAAAAGCTGTTGAATCGATGCCCATCAGTTCCGTCGCGCTCACTACGGAAGAGAAGGCAGAGAAGTGGACCCTTGATACTGTTGTAATAGACGCCGGCCACGGAGGGCATGACTCTGGCGCTGTTGCAAACGGTATCATGGAAAAAGACGTCAACCTTGCTGTTGCCTTGAAGCTGGGGGCCTACCTCAAACGCTTCCTCAAAGTCAACGTTGTATACACCCGTACCAATGACAGCTTTGTTGAGCTCCAGGAGCGCGGTCACATTGCAAATGAAGCCGGCGCTAAGCTGTTTATTTCCATCCACGCCAACTCAGCACCTTACTCTAACAAGGTCAGTGGCACCGAAACCTACATTCTTGGCCTGCACCGTACCGAGAAGGCCAAAGACGTGATGGAGCGTGAAAACGCGGTTGTAAGCATGGAAGCCAATCCGGACCAGTACAATGCGTTTTACCAAAACAGCATTTTACGGACGCTGGCGCTAAGTGCCAACCTGCGCATGAGTGAAAAACTGGCAGGTGAAATTGAAAGCCAGTTTGCAAATCGTGCCAATCGCCAGAGCCGCGGTGTGAAGCAGGCAGGCCTGATTGTACTATGGGCTGCATCCATGCCGGCTGTGCTGGTGGAACTCGGATATCTCACAAACCGCTTCGAAGCGGCATATCTCAATAGCAACCAGGGGCAAGATTACCTCGCAAGTGCTATATTCAGGGCTGTTCGCGATTTCAAACAGGAGTAC